The following coding sequences lie in one Mycoplasma crocodyli MP145 genomic window:
- a CDS encoding serine/threonine-protein kinase: MNDYKHFPPSWSNVYKDYKVLKVLGIGGMAIVYLVETLDKNKYHFALKYRKQDNNNDNLLRFRNELFLHKKINSKNFPYIVDEYINAFNEQYFVMEYIEGKTLKEIIKENRFIETRIAIMYARQIANGISKIHNLGIIHRDIKSENIMITNDQKIKIIDLGISFDTSKSVNNVPNSVCTSYYNAPETIENSNNISNAVDIYSLGILIYEMLTGKYPFKGSTPIETILMHKRYRMPSLRNIKGVSETLEMIINKATAKNPNDRYCCIFDFNKDLETYLKIEYLSKNLPSQRKSKNSKIMLYFLWYSISIMFLIIVVILLSMINK, encoded by the coding sequence ATGAATGATTACAAACATTTCCCTCCTAGTTGATCAAATGTTTATAAAGATTACAAGGTTTTAAAAGTATTAGGCATAGGCGGAATGGCTATAGTTTACTTGGTTGAAACCTTAGATAAAAATAAATATCATTTTGCTCTTAAGTATCGTAAGCAGGACAATAACAATGATAATCTTTTAAGATTTAGAAATGAATTATTTTTACACAAGAAAATTAATTCAAAAAATTTTCCATACATAGTTGATGAATACATTAACGCATTTAATGAGCAATATTTTGTTATGGAATATATCGAAGGAAAAACTCTAAAAGAAATAATTAAGGAAAATCGTTTTATAGAGACAAGAATAGCGATTATGTATGCACGCCAAATTGCAAATGGTATTTCAAAAATTCATAACCTAGGAATAATTCATCGTGATATAAAATCTGAAAATATAATGATTACAAATGATCAAAAAATAAAAATAATTGACTTAGGTATTTCTTTTGACACTTCAAAAAGTGTTAATAATGTTCCAAACAGCGTTTGTACTTCTTACTATAATGCACCAGAAACAATAGAAAATAGCAATAACATTTCAAATGCTGTTGATATTTATTCATTAGGCATTTTAATTTATGAAATGTTAACAGGTAAGTATCCGTTTAAAGGCAGTACTCCAATCGAAACTATATTAATGCACAAGCGATATAGAATGCCTAGTTTAAGAAATATAAAAGGTGTAAGCGAAACGCTTGAAATGATAATTAATAAAGCTACAGCCAAAAATCCAAATGATAGATATTGCTGCATATTTGACTTTAATAAAGATTTAGAAACATATTTAAAGATTGAATACTTATCTAAAAATCTTCCTTCTCAAAGGAAGTCAAAAAACAGTAAAATCATGTTA